One window of Aliarcobacter lanthieri genomic DNA carries:
- a CDS encoding ATP-dependent nuclease: protein MIFKNIKVENFKGLKDISSPLSKFTCIIGENNAGKSTFIQALLLFIKGTKLTKEDFFDTSKDILISVEIDNIREKDLELIDETHREKFKSNILFDADGKGSIKLARRYSKTDYSSKLRNIKFIPKDKRFNKSDIDELLKGKKGNEIPIVLAKNYPELDEEKILNVKTLTKAKELINNYISTLNDDEMEEKDISLDTGINNSITSFFPEPIYIPAVKDLSDDMKTKDSASFGKLLNILLDVIEDDLSEAKGVFDELRKKLSKTYDKEGNLNPDNRLEKVKQIEETIQKNLNQTFKNVSIDLEVPPPEIKSILSNANIIANDGVIGPIQNKGDGFKRAITFSILRSYVELANSEDWQKDKDNFKEKDRFLFLFEEPELYLHPKAQNILFEALSKISNDHQMIVSTHSPLFFSSDETKTFIKIKKIDDAVKSYSKVSHIDLTDMSKKDQFQLISFETSNHAFFSDKVVLVEGDTELIVLPHISKTLNSKYDFKNNSISLVKINGKGSFKRYKDFFKKFDLNIYFVADLDVLLDGFEKLEPSEEIKKIHSDLLSLINEKVSNVEIQPLATRKYKDKLSKSISKSIYEQIKDARSIDDKEKVLELLDELFSFEQKKAELLVLQDKKNEFQDVVSKKRELLKLLRKNNIFVLEAGDIESYYPKEIARDDKPTQGQNYCELIDSKEKLFKEYSIIDEDKIEFELIFEQIFA from the coding sequence ATGATATTTAAAAATATTAAGGTTGAAAATTTTAAAGGATTAAAAGATATATCTTCTCCATTATCTAAATTTACTTGTATAATTGGAGAGAATAATGCTGGAAAATCAACTTTTATTCAAGCTCTTTTACTTTTTATAAAAGGAACTAAATTAACAAAAGAAGATTTTTTTGATACTTCAAAAGATATCCTTATCTCTGTAGAAATTGATAATATTAGAGAAAAAGACTTAGAGCTAATTGATGAAACTCATAGAGAAAAATTTAAAAGCAATATTTTATTTGATGCAGATGGAAAAGGTTCTATTAAATTAGCTAGAAGATACTCAAAAACTGATTATAGTTCTAAATTAAGGAATATAAAGTTTATTCCTAAAGACAAACGGTTTAATAAAAGTGATATTGATGAATTATTAAAAGGTAAAAAAGGTAATGAGATACCTATAGTTCTCGCTAAAAACTATCCAGAATTAGATGAAGAAAAAATTTTAAATGTTAAAACATTAACAAAAGCTAAAGAATTGATAAATAACTATATATCAACTCTCAATGATGATGAAATGGAAGAAAAAGATATCTCTTTAGATACTGGAATTAATAATTCTATCACTTCATTTTTTCCTGAACCTATTTACATTCCAGCTGTAAAAGATTTATCAGATGATATGAAAACTAAAGATAGTGCATCATTTGGAAAATTATTAAATATTCTTTTAGATGTTATTGAAGATGATTTAAGTGAAGCAAAAGGAGTATTTGATGAACTGAGAAAAAAACTTAGTAAAACATATGATAAAGAAGGAAATTTAAACCCTGATAATAGATTAGAAAAAGTTAAACAAATTGAAGAGACTATACAAAAGAATTTAAATCAAACATTTAAAAATGTTTCTATAGATTTAGAAGTTCCACCACCAGAAATTAAATCAATTTTATCTAATGCAAATATTATTGCAAATGATGGAGTAATAGGACCTATTCAGAATAAAGGTGATGGGTTTAAAAGAGCAATTACATTTAGTATATTAAGAAGTTATGTAGAACTAGCTAATTCTGAAGATTGGCAAAAGGATAAAGATAATTTTAAAGAAAAAGATAGGTTCTTATTTTTATTTGAAGAACCAGAATTATATTTACATCCTAAGGCTCAGAATATCCTTTTTGAAGCATTATCTAAAATTTCAAATGACCATCAGATGATTGTTTCAACACATTCTCCACTTTTCTTTTCTTCTGACGAAACAAAAACATTTATAAAGATAAAAAAGATAGATGATGCAGTTAAATCATATTCAAAAGTTTCTCATATTGATTTAACTGATATGAGTAAGAAAGATCAGTTTCAATTAATTTCTTTTGAAACAAGTAATCATGCCTTCTTTTCTGATAAAGTAGTTTTAGTTGAAGGAGATACTGAATTAATTGTTTTACCTCATATTTCAAAAACACTTAACAGTAAGTATGATTTTAAAAACAATTCAATAAGTTTGGTAAAAATAAATGGAAAAGGTAGTTTTAAGAGATATAAAGATTTCTTCAAAAAATTTGACTTAAATATTTATTTTGTAGCAGATCTTGACGTGTTACTAGATGGTTTTGAGAAATTAGAACCAAGTGAAGAAATAAAAAAAATTCATAGTGATTTATTATCTCTTATAAATGAAAAAGTTTCTAATGTAGAGATTCAACCTTTAGCCACAAGAAAATATAAAGATAAATTATCAAAGAGTATTAGTAAAAGTATTTATGAACAAATAAAAGATGCTAGAAGTATAGATGATAAAGAAAAAGTTTTGGAATTACTTGATGAATTATTTTCTTTTGAACAAAAAAAAGCTGAGCTATTAGTTTTACAAGATAAAAAAAATGAATTCCAAGATGTAGTTTCAAAAAAAAGAGAACTGTTAAAGCTTCTCAGAAAAAACAATATCTTTGTGTTAGAAGCAGGAGATATAGAGTCTTACTATCCCAAAGAAATAGCTCGTGATGATAAGCCTACTCAAGGACAAAATTATTGTGAACTAATTGATTCAAAAGAAAAACTTTTCAAAGAATACTCTATAATAGATGAAGATAAAATTGAATTTGAATTAATATTTGAACAAATATTTGCATAG